The genomic window AGGATAATTTACTGTATTTACTGTAATCATTTACTGCATTTCTGGGAGCCCTGAAAGAGGcctttgtgtgtgtgatggGGGACAacagcaggagaggggctggggggtaTCACTGACACTTGGGAAATCAAGGACAGGTCCCAGAGAAGAGTCCCTGGACCAAGTGGCAGCACAAGGGGATGGAAGTGTGCCCAGAGACTGAGAATAAAAGGTGTAAGAGCcacacacagaccctgctgtgaAGAAACCAAAAGCAACCTGAGGCCAGAATGGATTATACATTTATTACCTGCTTTGTGTTCAAACCTTGCCTGGTTATTCCCTTCTGTTATTCAGTATTTCATAACCTGTGGAGTTGATGGTAGTGCTCTGTGAGAAGGTGGATTTTTATCTAGGAAGTGCCTGGTATATATTGACGTTAAATAAAAGAAGGCAATTACCAATTACCAGGGAGTATTGATGTTTGAGTTGCTGTGCTGTGAGAGTTTGCAGTTGTCAGCTGGGGAATACCAAGCACTCACCTCCTTCTCTTGATTTCCAGCCTGCAAATATCCTGCTGGATGAACATGGGCACGTGAGGATATCAGACCTTGGGCTGGCTTGTGACTTTTCCAAAAAGAAGCCACATGCCAGTGTGTAAGTATTCagtctgggggctctgctgcacacacaggtgGTGCTAAATCCATCCTGAATTTGTCTTTAAAACTTAACTTTGCCTGAAGGGGAGGAATGACACTTGTGTGGCCCAGGCTTGCTGAGCTGGTGGCTCTAATGAGGTTTCttgggctcctgtccctgttttCCTGCACAGTTGTAGCAGCTGATGTGTAGGCATGGCTGGGAGATGACACATTATTTCAGGATGATTCACTGCTCAGAGAAGAACCTGACTGAGTTAAAGTACCAGATTGCTTTAATTGTCCCAACCTGGTAATTAAATATTCCCAAACCGACTAAAATCCTGGATTTAttgtgtctttcttttttttctggatctTCATGGAACTGGAGGcaaattttgttcctttctgcCTCTCACCATCAGGATCTAACTGGGATCTGAGTTCCTGGAGTTGGGTGTGGATTCACATCTTACCTGGCACGTTTCATTCTTAGCTCCTCAAGTGACCTGATTTAGTCTTGGAATTTATGCAAAAAGGGAAACTCCAGCCTGTCACACCTTAAGAGATGTGCAAATCAGTAGCTTCTTGAAAAAAGTCCATATGTTTTGAACATGTCAAGGGTAAAAGCAATACCTGGTGGCTGCTTCTTGTGGTGCCCAGGGCTGACTTCAGGAGTGTCCTGTGCTCGCACAGGTGGCACAAAAAACCCATTGGAAGCAAGACAAAATTGTCAAAACGAATTATTTCCAAACTGGGCTGTCTTATTGCGATAATACtgatttttaatgatttttcccCCCAGTGCTAATGTTGGATGTAATGAATGCTTTGTGCTGttgtgctctgcagaggaacCCACGGGTACATGGCCCCCGAGGTGCTGCAGAAGGGCACAGCCTACGACAGCAGTGCTGACTGGTTCTCCCTGGGCTGCATGCTCTTCAAGCTGCTGAGGGGGTGAGTGGGGCTCCTGCCTTGCCTGGGGGGGCCTCTGTGGGTGTCCCTTGGAATAGCAGGACATGGTGTGTCACAGATTGGCTGAAGTGATCCCTCGGTGCTGCCCCGTGTGTGACAAACCAGGCTTCTTCTTCCAAGCCAAACCCAACCCAAGCATCCTGTGGTAGCTACAGGTGTGGGGCATGAGGAAAGCACTTCTGTCTGctctctgaaatgctgcaggcagcagtttGGTCCTCTCTGGCAGTTTTAAATGTTGAGATGTTGCTCCTTGGAGTGCTCTAAGCAGTCCTGTTAAATCATGGGCTTTGTGTTGAGACCTGGTGTTGAGGAGAAGCTCTTGGCTGCACTGGTTCCTTTTTGGGTGCTACTcagccttccctcctgcagggcttGGGCCAGGTACAAGGTGTGGATCCTTCCATTTGCTGAATCTGGCCTGTTACCTTACCAGTGTCCAAAGGTACACGATAATTACAGCTTTGTCAGCTCATTAAACTTAGAATAGATTAATGCCATGGGATTTATCTGAGCAAACAACAAGCACTGGTGGGCAAGTGCTTGTTGAAAATGGCATCCTCAGTGTTAATGGCAAACCAGGAGAAATCTGAGGCTTTTCACAGTGCTTCTCTGTAAAGGTTGATCATTAGGTCATCCTGTGTCCTCACACATAATTAATTACAAGCTTTTATCTCCGTGCAGGCACTGTACAAAGGAAGGTCAGTGTGTGACTTGTGAATTGAACTCTAGAACTGTATCAATTTAACATTAATTGTGCACAAAGCAGACTGTGTAAAGGtgcaaataaagaaagaagTGGTGTTTAAATTGCCAGTCTTTGGGCTGTGATTGTCCCTGGCAGAGATGTTCAGGGTGGTATCAGTGCTCAGCCAGAAGCCAGAGCATTATTCATGGTGAACTCTCATTTCTCATCTGTTCTGAAGCCAATTAAACACATCCCAAAACAAGGGCTGGGCACATGGTGCCATTTCTTGGTATTTGGTAAATTTAGTCTGGCACAGAATCTGCCCATAAGTCGCCAGTGAatcattttcttccctgatCTACTCAGAGCCTCCTTGTCAGAGTACATGAGGCTGTCTGGGAACCATTTACCTGTCatgctgaaaagagaaaaattgaagTCCTGGTCCATCCATTGCATTCATCAATCAGACCTTTTTtgagaataaaaggaaaataacttgGGAGTAGCAGGTCTCCAGTTGAAACATGCTGGTACACTCTGCCATGTGGTAAGCCAGAATGCTTTAGAATAGCTAATTAATGGAACTGATAAGTGAGTAACATTTTTGATTGTGAAAACCATCATCCCCTCAaggttttaaagaaaagaaacagggaATATATCCTAAATATAATCAAAGTATCTCTTACTACAATGCTGCTTCTTTCACAGAGGACTGTGTGATAAACCTCTAATGGGTCACAGTCTTCCATAGCTTAGAGGAAAATTCAAATTCAAGCCAGAATTATAAAGCAGGAAAGAGATGAAGCTAATAATTTACAAGATACCATCAGATATCTTCCCAGTGGCTGATGCTGTGGGATCTGTGATCTCTTATCTCTACTCTCCATGATGGGGAATGGTGAGTTCAGTGGGTCATGCTCACCTTCCTTATAGAAGTCCTTGGATTTAAATCCCTGTGGGTGATGGCTGCTCAGGGTTTCCTTGTTAGCTGAAAGCTATTCAGGTTTTGGGGAGATAGATGTAATTGGTGAGGCATTTGAAGCACATCTTTAAGGCCAGATCACTGTTGAAGAATTACCCAACTTTCTACTCACCTTCCTGTGGATGAGattgctctgcaggacaggagtGATGAGGGGAAGGATGGGACTAACAGGATGCTCCACTCATTCCTGGCATTGCCATAGCTGAAATACCCTGATATATTGAggctttgcatttatttattagcttttttttcccccttctttccacaggcacagccctttCAGGCAGCACAAAACCAAAGATAAGCACGAGATTGACCGGATGACGCTCACGGTGGTAAGGGCTGGCCTCAGTGACATCCCCGTGTTCCCTGAGCTCCCATTTCCCCTAAAACTGGAACTGCccccccctgctctcccagagAGCTCTATCTCCATGTGGGAGAGCTGTTTCCAACCACCAGCAGAGACAAGAGGGCAGAGCACACCTCTTCCATCATGGAATATCtctttgtgtttcctttctCCACAGAACGTGGAGCTCCCGGATTCCTTTTCTCCTGAGCTGAAGTCCCTTCTGGAAGGGCTCCTGCAGAGGGATGTGAGCAAGAGGCTTGGATGCCAAGGAAGGAGGTAGGTGTTGTCTTCTCCTTGGACCTCTGCCTTGAAAAATTTCCACTTCTCTGTCAATGAGTGAATACATTTCAAGTAAAAATCTGCTTCCTGTTGTGAGGattttaattttggaaagaGAACATTACAAAGTGCTGCTGCATGGAATTACATTTCAGATTCCTTCGGTTTGGACATGTTTTTTGGACAATTTCTGTCCTTAAAGCCTTTTCCCTGAGTTCCCTGCAGTCATGCTTGCATTGGGTGGTGTTCTTACTTCTCATCCCTCggttgtttttctggttttgcctgATCTGTTTTGGCATGAAATCATATGACTTGAGTCAGACATACTGATTGGGAAAATTTATTGCTTGTATTGTATCTGTAATGATAGGAGcatattacaaaaaaaaccaaaccacaaaccaaaaaacaatcCCAAAAACATCAAGCAAAAGCTGCGAATATTGCTGGTGCTGCCTTTGTCACTTGATTATTCTGAGGAAAagagcttttgttttgtttcttgacTACAAAACACTCCTtgctcctgccaggctcacCTTGCTTGTAGCTGTTCATGAAATTGTTATCTCCTGTTTAAAAAGCCAGTGTGAGactgagagagaaaaggagaggagtaAACAAGTGTTGAGAAACCATTGGGATGTGTGATAACAGGTAGATGGTCACacctgagcctggggctgcctccAGTTCCAGTGGGAGATTCAGAGGACATTTGTTTTGGAGCCCTCTTTGATAATGGCCTGAGATTGCTTTTCCCTGGGAGATAACAAGAGcagtttattattttctcataAAATTTGTATAATGTGGAGTAATCTGGTTATTTCTAGAGCAGTGGTTGGGATCTGACCCAGAGCAGTGGTTGGAATCTGACCAGAGCATTTCTGGGATCTGACCCAGAGCCATGTTTGGGATCTGACCTGGATCTGTGTCTGGGATCTGACCCAGAGCACTGTTTGGGATCTGACAACAGAGGAACTTTGTTTGCTGTTGGAAATGATGGAGTGCCATCAGGAGTTCTTGCCTGCCAGCCCCTAGAACACTGTTCCAAGTGTTTCCACCTGCAACTCTTCTGTTGTTTACtgaggaatttttattttttttttgcaaaaaagaGCAGTTTCCTTGATGTTCTCAAGTGATAGAAGTGTGACCTTTGAGGGCTTTGTATTCCTTGAATACACTTTAAAAGCCCTTTCCTTTGTTGACTTCAGTCACTTCTGTTTTGCAGCGCACAAGAAGTAAAGGAACATCCTTTCTTCAAAGGCATTGATTGGCAGCAAGTCTATTTACAGAAGGTAAAGGATAAAGACAGTAATTTAACTGACTTGGCAAAGcagtagaaggaaaataaacccaaacagGTACTGAACAGAAAACTTGAGGGTCACAGTGCCCAGCTCAAGTGCTCACTCTCACAAATACAGGGAGGGTTGTTGTTGAATATTCATTACTACAGATATTCTTGATTGTTAGGAGTAAATAATAACATTTCCAGGCTCAAATGACTGcatgtttcctttcctttgctgtcTCTAAACTGGGGAGTTTTATCCCCAGATTTTTGATGGAGCTCTAATTAAAAGAAGTGCCAACAATTTTGCATTGAAGTTTAATTCCAAGGGGGGCACTCTGGCACAGTCAGGTGTAATCTgtgcaaaaaaatacaaagcttgTGCATGACTCCAGAATGGAGTTAAACAATACCCATTAATTTGTCTTTAATGATGCTGATTTCAATTTCTAGTACCCTCCCCCCCTGATTCCTCCCCGGGGAGAAGTCAATGCAGCAGATGCTTTTGATATTGGCTCCTTTGATGAAGAGGACACTAAAGGCATTAAGGTACCCAACGCTCACTGCtggagggtggcactggggctgctctgcttggCTTTCCATGTGTGTGTGGCATTCCTTTGCTTCAGGGCTCTGGATGTGCAAGAAATTCCTTCAGTCTGGGAGAATCAATCCGTGCTGGTACCTTGGGCTGGTTCCCCTGTTTGTTGTTGCTTGGCAAGTCTTTAAGTTTTTAGGTTAACTGAAATCTACTTTCTTACCAAAAGTTTATGtgatgaagaaaatgtttcaaatgGTCAGGAAAGAATTGGGAAAGCCTCAGTTTTTCAAGAATACCTTATGGTTTGTGTGTTTAAAAGTTGGGATTTATTTCGGGTAGCTTGGAGAAATGGAGCTAAACCTTATTTTAATACTTGAGTGGTCAGAGAGTGGCAGGGAAAACTCTTAAAAATGACAAACTGTGTTAATAGTAGCAATGTCATAAGTTAGAAGAGTGGTAAAAGAAATTTTCACCTTCTGATATTATccaaaatttaatgaaaataacatAAATTATATCAAAAAAAGCTGTCCCCTTTAGAACTCACATAAAGGGGGTGACCCTCCTGTGGATTCCTCCACTCTCTGAGGTTTCCCTGGGACTTtggggcagcagggcttgggTCAATGCCCTTCGTTGTTTTCATCACCCATTTCTGCGGTAGAACAGACCTCATTCTTGTTCTTACAGAAGTGAGTCAGGAGAGAAATTAATTGTTCTAAACTTTATAAGGAAAAAGCCCCATTAAGTACTCACCGAGCCTAAAAGGGAGCTCGTCTGTCAGTGTCACCTGCTGTGGTGACAGAAGTTGGCACAGAAAAGTGCAGAGAGCCCAGGATGTTCTTTATCCCAGAAAATTCCACATCTTCAGCATCAATGTTAGCCTGGCAGGATTCCAGTCTCCTGCAATTCTGCAGTGCAGGATTCAGAGGAACATTTTGCAAGGAAGAACCGGGGagtctttttatttcttgagtGGCTCAGAGATTCTCGATAACATGATTCCTGTCCTGGAATGTGAATCACCAGCAGGTCAGTGCTCTGTCATCTCCAGTTTGATCTCAGAATCTCATAGCTCAGGCTGACCATGGGATAAATTTACCCTTGGGGGTGAGTcagggagggacagcacagccccccTGGGTGTCACAGCttccagaggggacaggaggatTCCTGCCTGAGTCAGCTGCCAGTGAGGTGCCAGGAGCCCTCTCTGCCTTGGGCACCACAGCTTGAACCCCTTGCTCTCCTCCCTGGAGTTGAATTCATCCTGCAGAATGCCCTGTGTTCCCCAGAAGAGCATGTGAGCTTTGGGTTATGAGTGGGGAGCCCTCAGGGGATGCCTGTGGCTGTTCCCCCTTCCTTGGGTGCCACAGGGAGATTTTCTGGGTGTGTATTTTCCTGCTGGGATATAGCATGGATCTCTGAAAAGGAGAATATCTATTCCAGGAGGGTCTGGCctgactgcagcaggagaattgagctgctcctgcagctgttgGTGCTGGATCCACACAGCTTTAAcctcctccagggatgggcattccaccactgccctgctcagtgctgggaaacccttttggtgaaggaatttttttcctgattttcttcaGTGCAATTCAATTTAAGTACTCGAAGGATCAGTGGAGAAAAGAATCTTTCTCCCAGTAAAATTGAGATCTGTAGCACATGCTGATGAATTCTGAGGGTTAATTATTAGGAATATAAAGACAGGCTGTGGAAGCATGGAAGGCATTGCTGTGGAAAAGGTATCTTTGCACTTACTCATGGAGCTTTTGGGCTGGGGAAGTTTTTGTGCAACAAAGTTAAGAATACTGCTGCTTACATTGGCATAGTGATTTAAATGTCTAGAGAGCATTATGGAGCAGTGTTGAGTGAGGATTTTGGAGCTATCAAACCAAACAAGTTTTGAGCAGGTGGCCTGTTCTCTGCACATAAATTAATATCTCTGCTTAAATTAGTGTCTGTGCTTCTCTTGCTTGCATCTGTTTGTTTTGTGAAGGTTTGAGTTCAATCCATCGTGTAAAATAATACTGTTGCATGGGTAACTATTAACTGTTGGGGATAAGAGTAGTGAAAGTTAttaaaatgttgggttttttgttgtttttctcttgcaaGTTGCTTGATAGTGACCAGGAGTTATATAAGAACTTCCCTCTGGTAATATCGGAGCGTTGGCAGCAAGAAGTAGCAGAAACTGTTTATGATGCAGTAAATGCAGACACAGATAAAATTGAGGCCAGAAAAAGGGCTAAAAATAAGCAGCTTGGCCACGAGGAAGGTAATCTGTCCTTACACTTCTCTCATCTTTTGCTGCTAGGTAGTAATTCCTGGGTTTGGAGTTCTCCCATTGCTGTCATTCCTAGGAATCGTTAGGATTTGTTTAATCGCTGTCATGTTGCTTAAGATGCTTCTGAATGTTTTCAAATGCTGAATGATGACATCAGGCTTTGGAAAGAgattcatggaatcatggagtcctggaatggtttgggttggaaaggatcttaaagcccatccagtcccattccctgccatgggcagggacaccttccactgtcccaggttgctccaagccctgtccaacctggccttgggcacttccagggatggggcagccacagcttctctgggcaccctgtgcctccCCACCTTCCCAGTCTGTGGGGTTTGAtttcctgcccaggagctgggaagggcccCAGGAGATTTTGCACAGCAAACTGCAGCTTGCACGGGGGTGTTGCATCAAACCCCCAAACCTTGGAGAGCAACATTCAGCACTTTTAAAACTTCCACCAGTGAGATACTTCTTTAAGAGCCAAGTCCTGTCCttgttccctgctctgcaggcacagcagctgtgcagttagggcagagctggggctgagtgTGTGGTTtgaacagagctggggctgagtgTGTGATCTGAACCCGCCGAGGGCACGGCAGGTCCGGGGCTCCATCCCTTTGGCACAGAGCTCTCAGAATGCTTTCAGCTGCACCTCCTGGCACTTTGCTAACATCTCCTCTTGGTTTAGATTATGCCCTGGGGAAGGACTGTATCATGCATGGCTACATGCTCAAGCTGGGGAACCCCTTCCTGACTCAGTGGCAGCGGCGTTACTTTTACCTCTTCCCCAACCGGCTGGAGTGGCGAGGAGAAGGAGAGTCCCGGGTGAGTGAGGggccctgggagctctgctggaaggcaggtggagctgggacacacctggatAGCCCAGGAGTTCTCCTGGGGAAGGAGTTTTCTCTGAGTAAAAGCCCCTTTGAGTATCTTCTCTGCTGTCTCACTGTAGTTAACACATAGCTTGCAATGCACACAGGAGACGTAAAGTTGACTTGAGAAtcctttgtttgctttgttgtgtttttaaaggattttggTAGTTGATGGTGTTGTTTTTCATTTAGGACCTCTGGACTATTTAtacaaaaaaacacaaactggTAAGGTGACAAATGCTATAGCATTTTGTTTCCAAGAAAATGCTATAGTGGCTGTAGTGTAGCCCAGCTGTGCTCATGTGCAGGGCAGATAATTTGTATATTTAAATTAAGGAAGCATTTGGAATTTAAGACATTGTGTACTCTGCAGTCCATAGGGAGAGTTTTCCTGCACACTGTTGTGTATGTTCTCTTTGTAAGTATTCAGTGCTGAAATATTCCCTTTCAGCTCTTTGAAGTAGtgaaattgcctttttttgggTAATAACAGTAATGCTTGAAAAATGTATCAAATTATATGCAACTCTTGAGGGAAAATAGTTAATATTCTGTTTGCAGACACACCTATTTGTAGATTCTTATTTCATGCTGTCATTACTGGCTTTTAAAACTGATATTTTGTTGTCACTATTGAAGCAACCAAGCCCCTTGTAAATCTCTCTTACCTTACTATCTATCTTTAGTTCATGACCCAGccttcagaaataaatgtttgtatAATGACATTTAATGTGCATCACTTAATTCATGTGGATAGTCCAGGAAAATGAGATAGTGGCTTTATTTGATGGGCAACAGagtttttttcaattaattctCTGCTCTTTTGCAAATGCTGCAGCAAAACTTGCTGACAATGGAACAAATAGTATCTGTTGAAGAAACACAAATTAAAGATAAGAAATGCATCTTACTGAGAattaaaggaggaaaacagtTTGTCCTACAGTGTGAGGTAAGACTTGATTTTTTGATAACTTCATCAGATTGTTTTGCATGTGATAAACAATTGACAAAAGTTTTTCTGCTCATCCTGTTGCATGTTAATTGAGGCACTTGGTGGAGCAGAGCCAAGTACCTTAGTTACTGATAAAATACCAATGTTTATCACCCTTGAGTTCTGAAAGCAGGAAACCTGCAGCTTGTCATGGATTTCAGTGGTATTTGGGACAAAATGAGTTGGGTTTATTAAATAGCTAAAAACTTCTCAAGCTCCAAGGGCCTCGTTGGCTCATGTCTCACTGTGGGGACCTGCTGGAGCTCATGTGTGGAAGGGGGAGTGCTCAAATCCTCAAAACATTGTACCAGCTTTCATTGAGGTGATGGAGAATTGCACATGGGCAATAGCCAAAGTTGCTCATTcctttggaaaattaaaatatcttccCCAAGGTGCTGTCTGACAGAGAATATCGGAGATATTTTTGCCCCCAATGAAGgagaggaatgatgaggaggactccagtgatatcagaaggctaattaattactttattatactatattattctatactatattacattacatctaaactgaatctgccaagcactcagcTGCACTCCCCTGCACAGCatctcgtgactgtcagccaacagtcctgacacacaaacctgtgttaggaaaattaatccgcaaacatcagaggtttatgtccaaaaaaggaacagaggagtcctttgattatttgaataaaggcagaggccatggggcattcccctgggatctctccaatttttggaggacacagcctcctttttatcccaatttcccggccacatttcccttctctctttccccattggctgaggtacttgagaggtacagacttcccaaaacacctgataccaaagatttgcctctaatgtataaccctcccttttaacttttaattcttatggaatttaggggcttttcttccccattgtttctttcatctttcaatgccTAGTTTCATTTAgcagcaaacctaaagtttatttgtaaaagcaagtATCTTTTTCCgttcatcaatcagtggaatccatcccattgtttcttttatatcccagtgctggttttatctcccagcagacccacggcttgtttgtaaagacaaatccaccaTTCCTCTCACCTGGATTCACTCggtcagtgaatcaaaacactcacaccagaatctAATTACCAATTCTCTTCAGGTAACCAATCTTCCATAATGTGAACAAACACGGGCACAGCAAACgagatgagaattgtttttcctttctctgaggttcagagaatgtgcgacccagaaatattcttgggaagatCTGTGCCTTGGTTTTCTCtttgaagagaaatgtggctacaAGAGAAGACACCATTGGCCACGTAGGATAAAGTGCCAAACTCCTTCTGTGTCTCTTGCAGAGCGACCCCGAGTTTGTCCAGTGGAAAAAGGAGCTGACAGAGGCTTTCACCGAGGCCCAGAGGTTGCTGCGCCGGGCTCCAAAGTTCCTCAACAAATCCCGCTCCACGGTGGTGGAGCTCTCGAAGCCCCCGCTCAGCCACAGGAACAGCAACGGGCTGTAGGAGGCACCCACCACCTTCCCGCAGGGAGAGCTGCTTGGTGAACCTGCAGAGCGTCCCAGAATCCTTGTGAACGAATGACTTTGTGCAGCGTGCCGGAGGCGGGATgtgcctggaggaggaggagctccATGTTTACAGCGTTGGGATCACGTCAGGactctgtgtctgcagcaggggTGGGGaccctgcccctggcagcagcagcagcagcagcagcagcgctggAGGTCACCAagcccagaggctgctccttGCTCCACACCCCCGGCGGGGCCCGCCCGAGCTCCGTCCCTCTGGAACTACTgatggaaagaaggaaggaaaaaggaaggaaggaaggaagaggctTTGTCCCTGCCGTGGCCTGGCTGGCAGGGGGGTGACACTCCCGTGGTGACACCGACGGACCGTGGTGGGTGCCCCCCCTCACTCTGTGGTGTTGCCGTGTCCTCCCCGACCATTACTGCTGACTCTCTCTGATAACCTTGCTCCATACTGCTGATGATCAACAGTGTGACTCTGATGCACTTCAAAGTACTGAAATTCTTAACTGTCCTGTGGTTTAAATGTTATTGCTACTTCATGGGAGCGTTGAACTCGAATTATTCCCTGGGTTTGTTGTACTCACTAATAGTAGCTACCACCAGTTTTGCTTCTTCTACGTATATGCAGTACTATAACTGACACAATAGAGTAATAATTGGTGAAGAGGAATTTATGGTAGCTTCATCTAGTGCTCTGTTGTATAAATTGACTATTTTAGCACAGTTTTTAAAGAGCAGATTCCTTTTGACAAGTTTACAGTGAACATAaaagac from Molothrus ater isolate BHLD 08-10-18 breed brown headed cowbird chromosome 18, BPBGC_Mater_1.1, whole genome shotgun sequence includes these protein-coding regions:
- the GRK3 gene encoding beta-adrenergic receptor kinase 2; translation: MADLEAVLADVSYLMAMEKSKSTPAARASKKITLPEPSIRSVMQKYLEERGELTFDKIFHQKIGFLLFKDYCMNEIDEAVPQLKFYEEIKEYEKLDSEEERLSRSRQIYDTYIMKELLSCSHPFSKQAVDHVQTHLAKKQVPASLFQPYIEEICDSLRGKIFQKFMESDKFTRFCQWKNVELNIHLTMNDFSVHRIIGRGGFGEVYGCRKADTGKMYAMKCLDKKRIKMKQGETLALNERIMLSLVSTGDCPFIVCMTYAFHTPDKLCFILDLMNGGDLHYHLSQHGVFSEKEMRFYATEIILGLEHMHNRFVVYRDLKPANILLDEHGHVRISDLGLACDFSKKKPHASVGTHGYMAPEVLQKGTAYDSSADWFSLGCMLFKLLRGHSPFRQHKTKDKHEIDRMTLTVNVELPDSFSPELKSLLEGLLQRDVSKRLGCQGRSAQEVKEHPFFKGIDWQQVYLQKYPPPLIPPRGEVNAADAFDIGSFDEEDTKGIKLLDSDQELYKNFPLVISERWQQEVAETVYDAVNADTDKIEARKRAKNKQLGHEEDYALGKDCIMHGYMLKLGNPFLTQWQRRYFYLFPNRLEWRGEGESRQNLLTMEQIVSVEETQIKDKKCILLRIKGGKQFVLQCESDPEFVQWKKELTEAFTEAQRLLRRAPKFLNKSRSTVVELSKPPLSHRNSNGL